A genome region from Corynebacterium uberis includes the following:
- a CDS encoding YhjD/YihY/BrkB family envelope integrity protein produces MATVTSSDKSKTDEYGIERVHKDDPGMVDKLREKWGWFDHIMRMQDRYSSMGGNQYAAGITYFSVLAIFPILMLAVAILAFALAANPDLFDRIQNAVTDSLDGQLGDTVNQVLETAIDQRGTVAGLGAITALWSGLGWMNNLRYGVSKMWRLDPTDGNFVKKKLLDLVGLLGLFVSFAVAFGITAVGSSGLTERILARMGIDDVPGIFLLVNLVAILVGVLANFLVMSWMIMFLPRTRVPRRSGFFAAVIGAIAFEVIKQLGSLFASNALSNPAGATFGPIIGLMVVMYLIWRVVLYVSAWAATTEESLALAVQPVPEPAVVRVRTQIRPEGVTTSTAAGLGIAAGIVGSGLLRYLRRR; encoded by the coding sequence ATGGCTACCGTGACTAGCTCAGATAAATCAAAAACTGATGAATACGGCATCGAGCGGGTACATAAAGATGACCCCGGCATGGTGGATAAGCTGCGGGAAAAGTGGGGCTGGTTCGACCACATCATGCGCATGCAGGACCGCTATAGCTCCATGGGCGGTAACCAATACGCTGCGGGAATTACCTATTTTTCGGTGTTGGCGATCTTCCCGATTCTCATGTTGGCGGTTGCTATTTTGGCGTTCGCTCTGGCTGCGAATCCGGATCTTTTTGATCGTATCCAAAACGCGGTGACAGATTCCCTGGATGGGCAGCTGGGAGACACCGTCAATCAAGTGCTAGAAACTGCGATTGACCAGCGCGGCACGGTCGCCGGCTTGGGTGCAATCACGGCGCTGTGGTCCGGGCTGGGCTGGATGAACAACCTGCGCTACGGCGTATCCAAGATGTGGCGTCTGGATCCCACGGACGGAAATTTTGTGAAGAAAAAGCTGCTGGACTTGGTGGGGCTGCTGGGCCTGTTCGTGTCCTTCGCGGTGGCCTTTGGTATTACGGCGGTGGGGTCGTCCGGGTTGACGGAACGCATTCTCGCGCGGATGGGAATTGACGATGTCCCCGGGATCTTCCTGCTAGTCAACCTCGTTGCCATCCTCGTCGGTGTCTTGGCCAACTTCCTTGTGATGTCTTGGATGATTATGTTCCTCCCGCGCACCCGCGTGCCGCGCCGCTCAGGATTCTTTGCCGCTGTTATCGGCGCCATCGCATTCGAGGTCATTAAGCAGCTGGGCTCCCTGTTTGCCTCCAATGCGCTGTCCAACCCGGCCGGCGCGACCTTCGGCCCAATCATTGGTCTGATGGTGGTGATGTACCTCATCTGGCGCGTGGTGCTGTATGTGTCTGCCTGGGCCGCCACCACCGAGGAATCCCTGGCACTGGCTGTGCAGCCGGTACCGGAGCCCGCCGTCGTGCGCGTGCGCACCCAAATCCGCCCGGAGGGCGTGACCACCTCCACCGCTGCCGGGCTGGGCATTGCCGCAGGCATCGTGGGCAGCGGCCTCCTGCGCTACCTGCGGCGCCGCTAG
- a CDS encoding ATP-binding cassette domain-containing protein, with translation MRLTVSKLTVRYRNKTAVNAVDWDLGPGVHALLGPNGAGKSSLLSTLATLRKPTSGSFSIDRRTGADVRRTLGYLPQDNLGKSRMTVTEHLTYMAWLKEIPEHHTPEHIQELLAIAELEDQAHSRISALSGGMRRRVGIASALAGHPQLVILDEPSAGLDVAQRDRLRSIVSRVAQGATVIVSTHIVEDVLSIADTLTVMNKGQFIYVGPWEEFGAGRDLAAVEQRYLQAVAR, from the coding sequence ATGCGACTGACAGTAAGCAAACTCACCGTACGCTATCGGAATAAGACCGCCGTCAACGCCGTGGACTGGGACTTAGGCCCCGGCGTCCACGCGCTACTGGGCCCCAATGGTGCTGGGAAATCCTCCCTGCTGAGCACGCTGGCTACGCTACGCAAGCCGACGTCGGGAAGTTTTTCCATTGACAGACGCACCGGCGCAGACGTGCGACGCACCCTGGGGTATTTGCCCCAAGACAATCTGGGCAAATCCCGCATGACAGTCACCGAGCACCTGACCTATATGGCCTGGCTCAAAGAAATCCCCGAACACCACACGCCCGAGCATATCCAGGAACTTCTGGCAATTGCCGAGCTTGAGGATCAAGCACATAGCCGAATCTCAGCACTTTCTGGAGGCATGCGCCGCCGAGTGGGTATTGCCTCGGCATTGGCCGGGCACCCCCAGCTAGTCATCCTGGATGAGCCCTCAGCGGGATTAGACGTCGCGCAGCGAGATCGCCTGCGCTCCATTGTCTCCCGCGTTGCCCAAGGCGCCACGGTCATCGTGTCTACACACATCGTCGAAGATGTGCTGTCCATTGCCGATACCTTGACGGTGATGAATAAAGGACAGTTCATTTACGTCGGCCCCTGGGAAGAATTTGGGGCAGGGCGTGATCTCGCCGCGGTAGAACAGCGGTATTTGCAGGCGGTGGCCCGATGA